From the genome of Methanothermobacter sp., one region includes:
- a CDS encoding MoxR family ATPase translates to MTMDPYNEMDKIRESLRREGYIADDNILVVIFLAFNLKKPILVEGPPGTGKTELAKKVASAFDLDFFRIQCYEGITFEQIVGEWNYQKQLLTLEKARITGVDEDVFKEDFFIKRPLLSAFINDRPSLILIDEIDKADEEVESFLLQALGEKQITVNDLGTFELENDLMVFLTSNSQRNLLDETRDRCLYLYIDYPSPEKEMEIVKAQVPSAPPKLIKEVVEVVHEIRKLDVMKKPSIRATIDWVKTLLVLGMESLNRKTFEETIGVVFKNKHDKEKAMDLNLRRWDKSA, encoded by the coding sequence GTGACCATGGATCCTTATAATGAGATGGATAAAATAAGGGAGTCTCTGCGACGTGAAGGTTATATAGCTGATGATAATATCCTAGTTGTCATTTTCTTAGCCTTTAATTTGAAAAAGCCTATTCTAGTGGAAGGCCCTCCAGGTACTGGTAAGACCGAACTTGCTAAAAAGGTTGCCAGTGCATTTGATTTGGACTTTTTTAGGATACAATGTTATGAGGGTATAACATTTGAGCAGATTGTTGGTGAGTGGAATTATCAGAAACAGCTTTTAACGCTTGAGAAAGCTAGAATAACTGGTGTTGATGAGGATGTTTTTAAAGAGGATTTTTTCATCAAGAGGCCTTTACTTTCAGCTTTTATAAATGATAGGCCATCCCTTATACTTATAGATGAGATAGACAAGGCTGATGAGGAGGTTGAAAGTTTTCTACTCCAAGCTTTGGGCGAGAAGCAGATTACAGTTAATGATCTTGGAACATTCGAATTAGAGAATGATCTGATGGTATTTCTAACATCTAATTCGCAGAGGAACCTCCTTGATGAGACTAGGGACCGCTGTTTATACCTTTATATTGATTATCCGAGCCCAGAGAAGGAAATGGAGATAGTGAAGGCCCAGGTGCCTTCAGCACCTCCAAAGCTTATAAAAGAGGTTGTAGAGGTTGTCCATGAGATAAGAAAGTTGGATGTGATGAAAAAACCATCTATAAGGGCTACCATAGACTGGGTTAAAACATTATTAGTCCTTGGGATGGAAAGCTTAAACAGAAAAACATTTGAAGAGACCATCGGAGTGGTGTTTAAAAATAAACATGATAAAGAGAAGGCTATGGATTTAAATCTCCGCAGATGGGATAAAAGTGCATAA
- a CDS encoding VWA domain-containing protein: MKILELSQVLRKKGIPVSIRSTKLAYSVYEIFKGSSHLKDALASVYVKDKKQLEVFEEAFNEVFHGKEKDEIEESKLKTRQDSGIVVEEPEGMVLVEEEIDFQPPIVDLPHLDRDERSLLEMDVSKLDFFDTRIFELCKKLGLKIANRRSRRFKGSRVGRPDIRKSIRKNLKYGGALIELINKKPSIKKSQHIFLCDVSGSCDWISNWFFCIVYAAQHTFYNSRFFDFDNKIVETTKALQEDDLLTAFQNLRVSRQQNMMLHGTSNMYTAFKEFKENVVFPPRSYIIILSDCRDWAGPREGGIPLSARVLEEICQRCRKVLILNPEDKSKWDVVDSCVSYYMDAGASVKEVRNLRQLAQTIEKI, translated from the coding sequence ATGAAGATATTGGAGCTTTCCCAAGTTCTTAGGAAAAAGGGAATACCAGTGAGTATAAGGAGTACGAAACTAGCTTATTCTGTATATGAGATTTTCAAAGGAAGTTCACATCTTAAGGATGCTCTTGCATCTGTTTATGTGAAAGATAAAAAGCAATTAGAGGTCTTTGAAGAAGCCTTCAATGAAGTCTTCCATGGAAAAGAAAAGGATGAAATAGAGGAGAGTAAATTAAAGACTAGGCAAGATTCTGGGATAGTGGTTGAAGAACCGGAAGGAATGGTCTTGGTCGAAGAGGAGATAGATTTTCAGCCTCCAATTGTGGATCTTCCTCATCTTGACCGGGATGAAAGGTCGCTCCTCGAAATGGATGTTAGCAAACTAGACTTTTTTGACACTAGAATATTTGAGTTATGCAAGAAGCTCGGTCTTAAAATCGCTAATAGAAGATCTAGAAGATTTAAAGGTTCAAGGGTTGGCCGGCCCGATATAAGGAAGAGCATTCGTAAGAACCTTAAATATGGTGGCGCGCTCATAGAACTCATCAATAAGAAACCTTCTATTAAAAAGAGTCAGCATATCTTCCTATGTGATGTTAGTGGTTCTTGTGATTGGATAAGCAACTGGTTTTTTTGCATAGTCTACGCGGCACAACACACATTCTATAATTCCCGTTTCTTCGATTTTGATAATAAGATTGTTGAAACAACAAAAGCCCTACAAGAGGATGATCTTCTAACGGCTTTCCAGAATTTGAGGGTTTCCAGGCAACAGAATATGATGTTACATGGCACATCAAACATGTACACTGCATTTAAGGAGTTCAAGGAGAATGTTGTGTTCCCACCACGCTCCTACATTATAATATTAAGTGATTGTCGTGATTGGGCCGGGCCACGTGAAGGTGGCATTCCATTGAGTGCTAGGGTTCTTGAAGAGATCTGTCAACGTTGCCGTAAAGTTCTAATATTGAATCCTGAAGATAAAAGTAAGTGGGATGTTGTTGACAGTTGCGTATCATATTATATGGATGCAGGTGCTAGTGTAAAGGAGGTTAGGAACCTCAGACAACTTGCACAGACTATCGAGAAAATATGA
- the nucS gene encoding endonuclease NucS: MTNRRFTSLENPTSKETYKIIKEGLRKRAMIIIFSCCRVYYHGRAKSRLGPGERLIIIKPDGSFLIHQDRKVEPVNWQPPGSKAKVKIEDGKILVESIRRKPAEKLTVEIEKVHTLSYYLAKDIHELEVAGHEEDMCQLILEYPNIIEKGFRPIAREYQTSNGFIDILGKDESGSLMVLELKSRRAGVNAVRQLKRYLEDFKDDKHGVRGVLVAPSITQDAKELLEAEGLEFKSLEPPQELKKDHKVTLDDFIFSR, encoded by the coding sequence ATGACTAATAGGAGATTTACGAGCCTAGAAAATCCCACAAGCAAGGAAACCTACAAGATAATAAAAGAGGGTCTCCGTAAAAGGGCCATGATCATTATATTCTCATGTTGCAGAGTATACTATCATGGTCGTGCCAAGAGCAGACTAGGTCCTGGGGAAAGACTGATAATAATAAAACCTGACGGCTCATTTCTAATACACCAGGATCGGAAGGTCGAACCAGTTAACTGGCAACCACCAGGATCAAAGGCGAAAGTAAAAATAGAAGATGGGAAGATCCTAGTTGAAAGTATAAGGAGGAAACCGGCAGAGAAACTCACAGTAGAAATAGAAAAGGTTCACACCCTCTCCTATTACCTTGCCAAAGATATCCATGAACTGGAAGTGGCAGGCCATGAAGAAGACATGTGCCAGCTCATACTAGAATACCCCAATATTATCGAAAAGGGCTTCAGGCCCATAGCAAGAGAATATCAAACATCAAATGGTTTCATAGACATACTAGGGAAGGACGAGAGCGGATCATTAATGGTATTAGAATTGAAAAGCAGAAGGGCTGGTGTAAATGCTGTAAGGCAACTTAAAAGATACTTAGAAGATTTTAAGGACGATAAACATGGTGTAAGGGGTGTTCTAGTCGCTCCATCAATAACACAAGATGCCAAAGAATTGCTAGAAGCAGAAGGATTAGAATTTAAGAGCCTAGAACCGCCACAGGAGCTGAAAAAAGACCATAAAGTAACCCTGGACGATTTCATATTTTCTCGATAG
- a CDS encoding M56 family metallopeptidase, which yields MLREFIIEAEIAPAYYVDLLEFIMRYSDFKDARIVYDRLVFTVEYPLGVINGDLQVGEKIKISFSYPPTLKDKVEELYDDIFFLIQLFEEELRRSTLYFAWVEGQDIIPEKPSSLTRRISKALFGSNLLVLFIVFLVFNILLFILLGFYAVIIILLMQFSLILLSDKLYSIMGEWQITPENPFVHILMYQLPGRDLRFFQEVFGDLLINIKREIYDKSLALGESPTCELGRDVLRRYGFDCTPLNEKSKIINVYGLVKSAASKFGISIPKIMISNTMLPNAAAIGPSPRRGLILLTTGLLTRLDDEELLSVIGHELAHLMGRDPIILFGIIAGEFILRLTVLLPIVAMAPLLYVLVIFWLIFFVAKFFEARADLLSAIVIGKPEKLAIALQKIGYKRFERGVDRIFSWLFWDPHPPLYFRIMRLKNLKIGKVKSPLLESAKDVIRGFLGSIKSF from the coding sequence ATGTTAAGGGAGTTTATTATAGAAGCCGAGATTGCGCCAGCATATTATGTGGATCTTCTGGAATTTATAATGCGGTATTCTGATTTCAAGGATGCTAGGATAGTATATGATAGGCTGGTTTTCACCGTGGAGTATCCTTTAGGGGTTATAAATGGTGATTTGCAAGTTGGAGAAAAGATTAAGATAAGCTTTAGTTATCCTCCCACTTTAAAGGATAAGGTGGAGGAATTGTATGATGATATTTTTTTCCTTATACAATTATTTGAGGAAGAGCTGAGGAGGAGCACATTATATTTCGCGTGGGTTGAGGGGCAGGATATAATCCCTGAGAAACCTTCATCATTAACTAGGAGAATATCTAAGGCGCTTTTTGGCAGCAACCTACTAGTTCTTTTTATTGTTTTCCTTGTTTTTAATATTTTATTGTTCATTTTATTGGGATTCTATGCTGTTATTATAATCTTGCTTATGCAGTTTTCCCTCATTCTGTTATCTGACAAGTTATATTCGATTATGGGTGAATGGCAGATAACCCCAGAGAACCCTTTTGTCCATATACTTATGTACCAGTTACCAGGTAGGGATTTAAGGTTTTTTCAGGAAGTTTTCGGGGATCTCCTAATTAATATAAAAAGGGAGATTTATGATAAGTCCTTGGCATTAGGGGAGTCGCCCACTTGCGAGCTTGGCAGGGATGTTCTAAGAAGGTATGGTTTTGATTGCACGCCTTTAAATGAAAAATCGAAGATTATCAATGTTTATGGCCTTGTTAAATCCGCCGCTTCCAAGTTCGGGATCTCCATACCCAAGATAATGATCTCTAATACCATGCTCCCTAATGCTGCTGCCATAGGCCCTAGTCCGCGTAGAGGCCTTATACTTTTAACAACAGGACTTTTAACCCGTTTGGATGATGAGGAGTTGCTTAGTGTTATAGGTCATGAGTTGGCCCATCTTATGGGTAGGGACCCTATAATACTTTTCGGTATAATAGCTGGGGAATTTATATTAAGGTTGACCGTGCTTTTACCCATTGTAGCCATGGCACCATTGTTATATGTACTTGTCATTTTTTGGCTTATATTCTTCGTGGCAAAGTTTTTCGAAGCTAGAGCGGATCTTTTATCCGCAATTGTTATTGGAAAGCCTGAAAAGCTTGCAATAGCGTTGCAGAAGATAGGGTATAAAAGATTTGAGAGGGGTGTTGATAGGATATTCTCATGGCTTTTTTGGGATCCTCATCCACCATTATATTTCAGAATAATGAGGTTAAAGAATCTTAAAATTGGAAAGGTTAAAAGTCCATTATTGGAATCTGCGAAGGATGTTATACGTGGTTTCCTAGGTTCCATCAAATCTTTTTGA
- a CDS encoding ferredoxin: MYLLELDRTMCVSCGTCVDICPEVFEFADDGLSSIKGVELLDLQKLEMDDPLCTKNAMENCPSGAINVYSD, encoded by the coding sequence TTGTATCTTTTGGAACTTGATCGTACAATGTGTGTTTCTTGTGGTACTTGTGTTGATATTTGTCCTGAAGTTTTTGAATTTGCCGATGATGGGCTATCGTCGATAAAAGGTGTTGAACTCTTGGACTTGCAGAAATTAGAAATGGATGATCCATTATGCACTAAAAACGCCATGGAGAATTGTCCAAGTGGGGCTATAAATGTTTATAGTGATTAG
- a CDS encoding alpha/beta fold hydrolase codes for MFIVIRMIRPLYFTLPEFTFESGETLKNLKVEYTCIGEPKVDPDGFIINGLLHIHGWGGDYLSVKRLLPLIGEGKPLEGFFIIAPTSLGSPRSSSPSTSGLGVEFPQYTIRDMVNFHYEFIRRKFKIQKLKGVIGASMGGFQALEWGVSYPDFMDFLILLVTTFKVRGINYAIFEYMNRLIKADPAYNDGKYRENPSLGTCLASMFMYFYGFSREYYNSLDNMELLDSMIKAGEEGMELDANDIIWRNNAAMKFNLEDKLDDIRADTLVVGIKQDQYFPPSIDTIPLSKMIKNSKTIIYDSICGHFGVNELEKIQGELKKFIEPHLPVDG; via the coding sequence ATGTTTATAGTGATTAGGATGATCAGGCCTTTATATTTCACTTTGCCAGAGTTCACTTTTGAATCTGGTGAAACACTAAAAAACCTTAAAGTAGAATATACTTGTATAGGGGAGCCTAAGGTTGACCCTGATGGTTTTATCATTAATGGTCTACTCCACATCCATGGATGGGGTGGGGATTATTTATCAGTAAAAAGACTACTACCCTTGATAGGGGAGGGCAAACCCTTAGAGGGATTCTTTATAATAGCTCCAACATCCTTAGGATCTCCCAGGTCGAGTTCACCTTCAACAAGTGGTCTTGGGGTAGAATTCCCCCAGTATACCATTAGGGATATGGTTAATTTCCATTATGAATTTATTAGGAGAAAATTCAAGATCCAGAAACTTAAAGGTGTTATCGGCGCGTCCATGGGGGGTTTCCAAGCCCTTGAATGGGGTGTATCTTATCCAGATTTCATGGATTTCCTGATATTACTTGTTACAACATTCAAGGTTAGGGGTATTAACTATGCCATCTTTGAATATATGAACAGGCTTATAAAAGCGGATCCAGCCTATAATGATGGAAAATACAGGGAAAATCCCAGTTTAGGAACTTGCCTCGCTTCAATGTTTATGTACTTTTATGGATTTTCTAGAGAATATTATAACAGCCTAGATAATATGGAGCTTTTGGATTCAATGATAAAGGCTGGAGAAGAAGGCATGGAACTTGATGCAAATGATATCATATGGAGGAACAATGCTGCCATGAAATTCAACCTAGAAGATAAACTAGATGATATCCGAGCAGATACTCTAGTTGTGGGTATAAAACAGGATCAGTATTTCCCACCATCTATTGATACTATTCCGCTTTCAAAGATGATTAAAAATTCAAAGACTATAATTTACGATTCCATCTGCGGGCACTTTGGCGTGAACGAACTTGAAAAAATCCAAGGAGAACTTAAAAAGTTCATAGAACCCCACCTACCAGTGGATGGGTGA
- a CDS encoding HIT family protein, which produces MKLDERYNFGDYLYERDYWIIFLSPNQGNLGSCVVVLKRREEFLSNIKEDEWIELRIIIKELENAVKKAFDATLFNWGFLMNTFYRKNSPPPWLHCHFIPRYDHKVELNGEIFEDPYFGYMRPWGPIKISERTRKIIKEKILENIDII; this is translated from the coding sequence ATGAAACTGGATGAAAGATATAATTTTGGTGATTATCTTTATGAAAGGGATTATTGGATCATATTCTTGTCACCTAATCAAGGCAATCTTGGAAGCTGTGTCGTGGTTTTGAAAAGGAGGGAGGAGTTCTTAAGTAACATAAAAGAAGATGAATGGATTGAATTACGCATTATCATAAAGGAGCTTGAAAACGCCGTTAAAAAGGCTTTTGACGCCACATTATTTAATTGGGGGTTTCTCATGAATACATTTTACCGGAAAAATAGTCCACCACCATGGCTTCACTGTCACTTCATCCCGAGATATGACCATAAAGTTGAACTCAATGGTGAAATATTTGAGGATCCCTACTTTGGCTACATGAGACCCTGGGGGCCTATTAAAATATCTGAAAGAACCCGAAAGATTATAAAAGAAAAAATACTTGAAAATATAGACATTATATGA
- a CDS encoding ferritin-like domain-containing protein: MDNHEIIKLLNIDFKGELEATMLYTYNAFVINDCEISRLTEGVAADEMRHMWWLADLITKRGGRPSMEIGKIKYMEDDVKEALKVQIQKETEGIEEYEKHIRLIDDEEVVGVLKHIIDEEKRHRKEFKEKLEKLI; the protein is encoded by the coding sequence ATGGATAATCATGAAATAATAAAACTTTTAAACATTGACTTTAAAGGGGAACTTGAAGCTACAATGCTTTACACTTATAACGCTTTTGTAATAAATGACTGTGAGATAAGTAGGTTGACAGAGGGTGTTGCGGCGGATGAAATGAGACATATGTGGTGGCTTGCTGACCTAATAACGAAAAGGGGTGGTAGACCTTCAATGGAAATTGGAAAAATAAAATACATGGAAGATGACGTGAAAGAAGCCCTTAAGGTGCAAATACAAAAAGAAACAGAGGGCATAGAAGAATATGAAAAGCATATAAGGTTAATAGATGATGAAGAAGTTGTAGGGGTTCTAAAACATATAATAGATGAAGAAAAAAGGCACAGAAAGGAATTTAAAGAAAAACTAGAAAAACTCATATAA
- a CDS encoding DUF362 domain-containing protein, giving the protein MVSKVYFADLRARSADENKGSKIKRLFDKVYDGMFLEDDLVAVKVHFGERGNDSFVTPILLRYIVDKVKESTKNVFLTDTNTLYHGSRHDSVEHLVTAILNGFDYAVVGAPLIIADGLQSKNERIVKVGQKHFDTVKIAGDIYEASGMVVVSHFKGHGISGFGGALKNLAMGCATIEGKLEQHECAKPIMEGDCDLCGICVEKCPVGALKLAEDGVEMDYEECIACMNCMDTCPNEVYDLNWEEDVPIFIERMMEYSLGAVKGKETKILYFNFLMNITPDCDCVAWSDYPIVPDIGILASKDPVAIDAASYDLVNKQMGLKNSMLEKNFEEGADKFRGVWSEVDARYQLVYAEKIGLGSMDYHLIKV; this is encoded by the coding sequence ATGGTTTCTAAAGTTTATTTTGCAGATCTAAGGGCTAGATCGGCTGATGAGAATAAAGGAAGTAAAATAAAGAGACTTTTTGATAAAGTATATGATGGAATGTTCTTAGAGGATGATTTAGTAGCTGTTAAGGTTCATTTTGGCGAAAGGGGGAATGATTCTTTTGTAACTCCAATACTTTTAAGGTATATTGTTGACAAAGTTAAAGAAAGCACCAAAAATGTTTTCTTAACAGATACCAATACCTTATATCATGGTTCAAGGCACGATTCAGTTGAGCATCTCGTTACTGCAATACTCAATGGTTTTGATTATGCTGTTGTTGGGGCCCCACTTATAATCGCAGATGGACTCCAAAGCAAAAATGAAAGAATTGTAAAAGTGGGCCAGAAACATTTCGATACTGTGAAAATAGCTGGAGACATTTATGAAGCTTCTGGGATGGTTGTAGTGTCACATTTTAAAGGTCATGGAATAAGTGGTTTTGGCGGTGCTCTTAAAAATCTTGCAATGGGTTGCGCGACCATAGAGGGGAAACTAGAACAGCACGAGTGCGCAAAACCTATAATGGAAGGTGATTGTGATCTTTGTGGCATCTGTGTGGAGAAGTGCCCTGTTGGGGCTCTCAAACTAGCCGAAGATGGTGTGGAGATGGACTATGAGGAATGTATAGCTTGTATGAATTGTATGGACACATGTCCAAACGAGGTTTATGACCTCAATTGGGAGGAAGACGTGCCAATATTCATTGAGAGGATGATGGAGTATTCCCTGGGCGCTGTTAAAGGTAAAGAGACCAAAATTTTATATTTTAATTTCCTTATGAATATAACGCCTGATTGTGATTGCGTGGCTTGGAGTGATTATCCAATCGTACCAGATATAGGGATTTTAGCATCTAAGGATCCTGTTGCAATAGATGCCGCAAGTTATGATCTTGTAAACAAACAGATGGGCCTTAAGAATTCCATGCTAGAAAAGAATTTTGAGGAAGGTGCCGATAAGTTCAGAGGAGTGTGGAGTGAGGTTGATGCAAGATACCAGCTAGTATATGCCGAAAAGATTGGTCTCGGATCCATGGACTATCATCTTATAAAAGTATGA
- the nadA gene encoding quinolinate synthase — protein sequence MNQLQRDIIKLKEDKNAIILAHNYQKKEIHEIADFSGDSLELCIEASKIRKPVLVFCGVDFMAETANILNPDKKILIPDKEAECPMAHMLTLKELKKAKKEHPDAAVVLYVNTLAEAKAEADILCTSANAVQVIESLKEDKILFGPDKNLAWYVSQHTDKEIVPVPEDGHCYVHKMFTVEQVKKLKKEYPNAEVLIHPECDPEVQKLADRILSTGGMLRRVGESPNRDFIIGTEVDMTTRIKMEFPDKNLIPLCKEAICEPMKLHTLPKVKKTLLKEEYVVKVPDKIAKRARKAVERMLEVSS from the coding sequence ATGAATCAGTTACAAAGGGATATAATAAAATTAAAAGAGGATAAGAATGCTATAATATTAGCTCACAATTACCAGAAAAAGGAGATACATGAAATAGCGGATTTTTCAGGGGACTCATTAGAATTATGTATAGAAGCTTCAAAAATTCGCAAGCCTGTATTAGTATTTTGTGGTGTGGACTTCATGGCTGAAACAGCCAACATTCTAAACCCTGATAAGAAAATATTAATCCCTGATAAAGAGGCAGAATGTCCCATGGCCCACATGCTCACCTTGAAAGAATTGAAAAAGGCCAAAAAGGAGCATCCAGATGCCGCGGTAGTATTATATGTTAACACCCTAGCCGAGGCAAAAGCTGAAGCAGACATACTATGCACTTCAGCAAATGCAGTGCAAGTGATCGAAAGCCTAAAAGAGGACAAAATATTATTCGGACCTGACAAGAATCTAGCATGGTATGTTTCACAACATACCGACAAAGAGATCGTACCAGTGCCAGAAGATGGCCACTGCTACGTCCACAAAATGTTCACAGTAGAGCAGGTCAAAAAATTAAAAAAAGAATACCCAAATGCAGAAGTGTTAATACACCCAGAGTGCGACCCAGAAGTCCAAAAACTAGCAGATAGGATACTAAGTACTGGTGGGATGCTGAGGAGAGTTGGGGAATCCCCAAATCGAGACTTCATAATAGGGACGGAAGTAGATATGACCACAAGGATCAAAATGGAATTTCCGGACAAAAATCTCATACCCTTATGCAAGGAGGCTATCTGCGAGCCTATGAAATTACACACACTCCCCAAGGTGAAAAAAACACTTCTAAAAGAAGAATACGTGGTCAAAGTCCCAGATAAGATAGCGAAAAGGGCTAGAAAGGCCGTGGAAAGGATGTTAGAGGTATCATCATAG
- a CDS encoding AAA family ATPase gives MSNTIFGREDLKKVKGIGDKLADKILEELGGEKELTRLVENKEVDRLAQIEGISKKKAIEIINNLLGDPTPHFLKGEGAQRLYEDIINKILPYANTQYSHNRILLLHPRKDPEWIKKHIQMVIDSKKTVHKLPIKQIRELLKKIKTPKEPKPKFNPARAILTEDEEEYERLIKMGLNKYHPILIKPNPTELKEYELIIYVYSEGLFEIEGAHNILMVHAGAEKHQIIPETILDYFKENKRLLKNLLTLRKLLGWETVLEEIMNILKKVEESEKTQDINKIVNTIKSEADEKLEKLIKKIKLKGEEILNLLDEGTTNKIDEIFEKVTKEAKEKLKKETGIDFNPYIKSYPLKIDEKELKRAEQIKFSKEIIKTFDKKVKAAEKLSKLKPQLEKEIKEILEFDYKLALGCFAAKYKLQKPQITNKIKLKKALHLNLIPKEDEENIQRIDYKLDNKENVSLLTGANSGGKTTLLETIAQTIILAQMGLPVPAKEAQIKIFDEIHLHSKEKTLDAGEFETFLRRFTSTIISKKQKLILLDEIEAITELEAAVKILSTFIELIKNSKSYAIIVTHMAREITKEVNVRIDGIEAKGLDENYNLIVNRTPRMNYLAKSTPELILKMLHQKSKGKTKKIYAKILEKFK, from the coding sequence ATGTCAAACACTATTTTTGGACGGGAAGATCTCAAAAAAGTAAAAGGTATAGGAGATAAGTTAGCCGACAAGATCCTAGAGGAACTTGGAGGCGAAAAAGAACTCACAAGGCTAGTTGAAAATAAAGAAGTGGATCGTTTAGCCCAAATAGAGGGAATAAGCAAAAAAAAAGCCATTGAAATCATAAATAATCTACTAGGGGATCCAACACCACATTTTCTAAAAGGTGAGGGAGCCCAAAGATTATACGAGGATATAATCAATAAAATACTCCCATATGCTAACACACAATACTCACATAACCGTATACTACTTCTACACCCTAGAAAAGACCCGGAATGGATAAAAAAACATATACAGATGGTAATCGATTCAAAAAAGACAGTCCATAAACTCCCAATAAAACAGATCAGAGAACTACTCAAAAAAATAAAAACCCCAAAAGAGCCAAAACCAAAGTTCAACCCCGCGAGGGCCATCCTAACGGAAGACGAAGAGGAATATGAAAGACTCATAAAAATGGGCCTTAACAAGTACCATCCAATACTCATAAAACCCAACCCAACAGAACTAAAAGAATATGAACTTATAATCTACGTTTATTCAGAGGGACTATTCGAAATTGAAGGAGCCCACAACATCCTCATGGTCCACGCCGGCGCCGAAAAACACCAAATAATACCTGAAACAATCCTAGACTATTTCAAAGAAAACAAAAGATTACTAAAAAACCTATTAACACTGAGAAAATTACTAGGCTGGGAAACCGTCCTAGAAGAAATAATGAACATCCTAAAAAAAGTAGAAGAATCTGAAAAAACCCAAGATATCAACAAAATCGTCAACACAATAAAATCAGAAGCCGATGAAAAATTGGAAAAACTCATAAAAAAAATAAAACTCAAAGGCGAAGAAATCCTAAATCTACTAGATGAGGGCACAACAAACAAAATAGACGAGATATTCGAAAAAGTCACAAAAGAGGCCAAAGAAAAACTCAAAAAAGAAACAGGAATCGACTTCAACCCCTATATAAAATCATACCCCCTCAAAATCGACGAAAAAGAACTTAAAAGGGCCGAGCAGATAAAATTTTCTAAAGAGATTATCAAAACATTCGACAAAAAAGTAAAAGCCGCTGAAAAACTCTCTAAACTCAAACCACAACTAGAAAAAGAAATAAAAGAAATCCTAGAATTTGATTACAAGCTTGCACTAGGATGCTTCGCCGCCAAATACAAACTACAAAAACCACAAATAACAAACAAGATAAAACTCAAAAAAGCACTACACCTAAACCTAATCCCCAAAGAAGACGAAGAAAACATCCAAAGAATAGACTACAAACTAGACAACAAAGAAAACGTAAGCCTACTCACAGGCGCCAACAGCGGAGGCAAAACAACCCTACTAGAAACAATAGCACAAACAATAATACTAGCACAGATGGGACTCCCAGTACCAGCAAAAGAAGCCCAAATAAAAATATTCGACGAAATACACCTACACTCAAAAGAAAAAACACTAGACGCAGGAGAATTCGAAACATTCCTACGAAGATTCACATCCACCATAATAAGCAAAAAACAAAAACTAATACTACTAGACGAAATCGAAGCCATAACAGAATTAGAAGCCGCTGTAAAAATACTATCAACATTCATAGAACTCATAAAAAACTCAAAATCCTACGCAATCATAGTAACCCACATGGCCAGAGAAATAACAAAAGAAGTAAACGTGAGAATAGACGGCATAGAAGCCAAAGGACTCGATGAAAACTACAACCTAATAGTCAACAGAACACCCAGAATGAACTACCTAGCCAAAAGCACACCAGAACTAATACTAAAAATGCTACACCAAAAATCCAAAGGTAAAACAAAAAAAATCTACGCAAAAATACTAGAAAAATTCAAATAA